In Drosophila yakuba strain Tai18E2 chromosome 2R, Prin_Dyak_Tai18E2_2.1, whole genome shotgun sequence, a single genomic region encodes these proteins:
- the LOC6529325 gene encoding phospholipid scramblase 1, which yields MLQNDAVRTLQYDSEIRVAQQPSPSEPRVYDSHISITSQPRPEAPRIPLPVPIATVTGRTFIPLSGYDCLADLPSVHIEQTFELNDALTAVSSENRYVVRSPLGDAIFAASESSTEKNRIVWGAGRPFQMHLLDKTHQEALVFRKKLALGSLCCQPKSLEIWIPPGNVLGRVVQSPTFMQPEFFIEDETTGQPVFCVEGPANSGFCCFCLPRECYFKIHSGGNMRASIDHKWLASKSQYTTNIYFSDVKLTAKERALILGSAFLLEYLYFQTRF from the exons ATGTTGCAAAACGACGCGGTGCGGACTTTGCAATACGACAGTGAGATCCGAGTGGCTCAACAGCCAAGTCCCTCAGAACCGAGAG TTTACGACTCCCATATCAGCATTACTTCACAACCCAGGCCGGAGGCTCCTCGCATCCCGCTGCCGGTGCCGATTGCCACGGTTACGGGCCGAACATTCATCCCACTTTCCGGATACGATTGCCTTGCAGACCTGCCGTCGGTACATATTGAACAGACCTTTGAGCTCAATGATG CTCTGACAGCTGTCTCTTCGGAGAACCGATATGTGGTGCGATCCCCACTGGGCGACGCCATCTTCGCGGCCAGCGAGAGCTCCACAGAAAAGAATCGCATAGTTTGGGGAGCTGGACGGCCCTTTCAGATGCACCTTCTGGATAAAACGCACCAGGAAGCTCTGGTCTTCCGCAAAAAACTAGCCCTAGGATCGCTGTGCTGCCAGCCAAAAAGTCTGGAGATTTGGATACCACCTGGTAATGTGCTGGGTAGAGTGGTGCAGTCACCCACTTTCATGCAGCCAGAGTTCTTTATCGAAGATGAAACCACGGGACAACCAGTATTTTGTGTGGAGGGTCCTGCTAACTCGGGattctgctgcttctgtttgcCCAGAGAGTGTTACTTTAAG ATCCATTCAGGCGGCAATATGAGGGCTTCCATAGACCACAAATGGCTGGCCAGCAAGTCGCAGTACACAACGAATATTTACTTTAGTGATGTCAAGCTAACCGCCAAGGAGCGGGCTTTGATACTGGGATCAGCCTTCCTTCTG GAATATCTGTACTTCCAAACCCGATTTTGA